In a genomic window of Saccharothrix sp. HUAS TT1:
- a CDS encoding AMP-binding protein — MKRVVGALRALATLVRAGVVRPMAPGRLLGVVDAYLRWDITVAFGFATGAARHPDRPAIVDDAGALTYAQVDERSTRLAHGLHDLGVRAGSKVAVLCRNHRGFVETVAACVKLGAHAVLLNTGLSAGQIAVVLREQDVSVVVADTEFRDLLVNAPRKVRRVMAWVDGATKSRTLEQLIAGSPATPLPKRPPRGRMIVLTSGTTGAPKGAKRPEPASLTPAAALLSRIPLKAGDRFSVPAPLFHTWGLAAFQIGLVLGATFVLRRKFDPALVLADAREHRSDAMFVVPVMLQRVLELTGRPHLPNLRVIASSGSALPTPVARRCLEDFGPVLYNLYGSTEVSWVTIARPDELARRPDTAGRPPHGTRLAILDEHGEPVPVGATGRIFVANDMLFDGYTDGAGKEVRDGLMSTGDIGHRDGDGLLFVAGRDDEMIISGGENVYPREVEDLLAGLAGVREVAVVGVPDERFGQRLAAYVVCEEPGALDEDAVREHVRGNLAKFSVPREVVFLDALPRNETGKVLKRDLR, encoded by the coding sequence GTGAAGCGCGTCGTGGGAGCGCTGCGGGCGTTGGCGACGCTGGTGCGCGCCGGCGTCGTGCGGCCGATGGCCCCCGGCAGGCTGCTCGGCGTGGTGGACGCCTACCTGCGGTGGGACATCACAGTGGCGTTCGGGTTCGCCACCGGCGCGGCCCGCCACCCCGACCGGCCGGCGATCGTCGACGACGCGGGCGCGCTCACCTACGCCCAGGTCGACGAGCGCAGCACCCGGCTCGCGCACGGCCTGCACGACCTGGGCGTGCGGGCGGGTTCGAAGGTCGCGGTGCTGTGCCGCAACCACCGCGGGTTCGTGGAGACGGTGGCCGCGTGCGTGAAGCTCGGCGCGCACGCCGTGCTGCTGAACACGGGGTTGAGCGCGGGGCAGATCGCCGTCGTGCTGCGCGAGCAGGACGTGTCCGTGGTCGTCGCCGACACCGAGTTCCGCGACCTGCTGGTCAACGCGCCGCGCAAGGTCCGCCGGGTGATGGCGTGGGTGGACGGCGCCACCAAGAGCAGGACGCTGGAGCAGCTGATCGCCGGCTCACCCGCCACGCCGCTGCCGAAGCGCCCGCCGCGCGGCCGGATGATCGTGCTGACCTCCGGCACCACGGGCGCCCCCAAGGGCGCGAAGCGCCCGGAACCCGCGAGCCTCACGCCCGCCGCCGCGCTGCTGTCCCGCATCCCGCTCAAGGCCGGTGACCGGTTCTCGGTGCCCGCGCCGCTGTTCCACACCTGGGGGCTGGCGGCGTTCCAGATCGGGCTGGTGCTCGGCGCGACGTTCGTGCTGCGGCGGAAGTTCGACCCGGCGCTGGTGCTGGCCGACGCGCGCGAGCACCGCAGTGACGCGATGTTCGTCGTCCCCGTGATGCTGCAACGCGTCCTGGAGCTGACCGGGCGCCCGCACCTGCCGAACCTGCGGGTGATCGCGTCCAGCGGCTCGGCGCTGCCGACACCGGTCGCCCGGCGCTGCCTGGAGGACTTCGGCCCGGTGCTCTACAACCTCTACGGCTCCACCGAGGTGTCGTGGGTGACCATCGCCCGGCCGGACGAGCTGGCCCGGCGCCCCGACACGGCGGGCAGGCCGCCGCACGGCACCCGGCTGGCGATCCTGGACGAGCACGGGGAACCGGTGCCCGTCGGCGCGACCGGCCGGATCTTCGTCGCCAACGACATGCTGTTCGACGGCTACACCGACGGCGCGGGCAAGGAGGTCCGCGACGGCCTCATGTCCACCGGCGACATCGGCCACCGCGACGGCGACGGCCTGCTGTTCGTCGCGGGCCGGGACGACGAGATGATCATCTCCGGCGGTGAGAACGTGTACCCGCGCGAGGTCGAGGACCTGCTCGCGGGCCTGGCCGGGGTGCGCGAGGTGGCCGTGGTCGGCGTGCCGGACGAGCGGTTCGGCCAACGGCTCGCCGCGTACGTGGTGTGCGAGGAGCCGGGCGCGCTGGACGAGGACGCGGTGCGCGAGCACGTGCGCGGCAACCTGGCCAAGTTCTCCGTGCCGCGCGAGGTGGTCTTCCTCGACGCCCTCCCGCGCAACGAGACGGGAAAGGTGCTGAAGCGGGACCTGCGGTGA
- a CDS encoding response regulator transcription factor codes for MTVPVQRAPDPREAAAANLREARMALDEGRPGDALESAEKAVAAFSWLDDAEGVAHSVLAQSVALGKRGLLPGALDTIDRVQRIAAANRHVGLQAWCGFSQAVVELRLDSRERSLHSLARALGLAELTRDVELIGSILYEQANVLRTQYHEHCMARTAASRCSLDGEPCTRKLKRAEALCAQARDRWKHLDQPLRMARLNLLLTHVRLDLGDVERALRSCQRADRLLGGLDRPVLRAELLMARARIDGVRGRYGDQVRLLSKAAELAMGVLAREVAVRAHGALSLAHERAGKLDAALHHARFQLEQYRLWELQEGRDLLRMREHDLSARLVDQLADHTFGPRRESGFTRASRPDPLRSSATAERDNRRIARALRAGLTKRGIEVLRRIAAGGSTTAIAAELALSPKTVQNHLQRIYRTIGVRDRAGAAVWWVDLDDESRARPVLD; via the coding sequence ATGACCGTTCCGGTCCAGCGCGCGCCCGACCCGCGGGAGGCGGCGGCGGCCAACCTGCGCGAGGCGCGGATGGCGCTGGACGAGGGCCGTCCCGGCGACGCGCTGGAGTCCGCCGAGAAGGCGGTGGCCGCGTTCTCCTGGCTGGACGACGCGGAGGGCGTGGCGCACAGCGTGCTGGCGCAGTCGGTGGCGCTGGGCAAGCGCGGCCTGCTGCCCGGCGCGCTGGACACCATCGACCGGGTCCAGCGGATCGCGGCGGCCAACCGGCACGTCGGGCTGCAGGCGTGGTGCGGCTTCTCGCAGGCCGTGGTCGAGCTGCGGCTGGACTCGCGGGAGCGGTCGCTGCACTCGTTGGCGCGCGCCCTGGGACTGGCCGAGCTGACCAGGGACGTCGAGCTGATCGGCTCGATCCTGTACGAGCAGGCGAACGTGCTGCGCACGCAGTACCACGAGCACTGCATGGCGCGCACGGCCGCGAGCCGGTGCAGCCTCGACGGCGAGCCGTGCACGCGCAAGCTCAAGCGCGCCGAGGCGCTGTGCGCGCAGGCCAGGGACCGGTGGAAGCACCTCGACCAGCCGCTGCGGATGGCCCGGCTGAACCTGCTGCTCACGCACGTGCGGCTGGACCTCGGCGACGTGGAGCGCGCGCTGCGCTCGTGCCAGCGGGCCGACCGGCTGCTGGGCGGGCTCGACCGGCCCGTGCTGCGGGCCGAGCTGCTGATGGCGCGGGCCCGGATCGACGGCGTGCGCGGGCGTTACGGCGACCAGGTGCGGCTGCTGTCCAAGGCGGCGGAGCTGGCGATGGGCGTGCTGGCGCGGGAGGTGGCGGTGCGGGCGCACGGCGCGCTGAGCCTGGCCCACGAGCGCGCCGGGAAGCTGGACGCGGCGCTGCACCACGCCCGGTTCCAGCTGGAGCAGTACCGGCTGTGGGAGCTGCAGGAGGGTCGCGACCTGCTGCGGATGCGCGAGCACGACCTGTCCGCGCGGCTGGTCGACCAGCTGGCCGACCACACGTTCGGGCCGCGCCGGGAGAGCGGGTTCACCCGCGCGTCGCGGCCGGACCCGCTGCGCAGCTCGGCCACCGCCGAGCGGGACAACCGGCGCATCGCGCGGGCGTTGCGGGCCGGGCTGACCAAGCGCGGCATCGAGGTGCTGCGCCGGATCGCGGCCGGCGGGAGCACCACGGCCATCGCGGCGGAGCTGGCGCTGTCGCCGAAGACCGTGCAGAACCACCTCCAGCGCATCTACCGGACGATCGGGGTGCGCGACCGGGCGGGCGCGGCGGTCTGGTGGGTCGACCTGGACGACGAGTCGCGGGCACGACCGGTGCTCGACTGA
- a CDS encoding PH domain-containing protein, with product MSSEALRLRAPRHQVSRKSITLWTLHALIGWAVLLAPQLVVLVFSRSPWQLAAAIATAVLGAAHTLVMPRWRYRVHRWEATPDAVYTLAGWLNQEWRIAPVSRIQTVDTKRGPLQQLLGLSTVTVTTASAAGPVLIEGLDHDDAVRLADELTTTTQATPGDAT from the coding sequence GTGAGCAGCGAAGCGTTGCGCCTGCGTGCGCCGCGGCACCAGGTGAGCCGCAAGTCGATCACCCTCTGGACCCTGCACGCGCTGATCGGCTGGGCGGTGCTGCTGGCGCCGCAACTGGTCGTGCTGGTCTTCTCCCGGTCACCGTGGCAGTTGGCCGCCGCGATCGCGACCGCCGTGCTCGGCGCCGCGCACACCCTGGTGATGCCGCGCTGGCGCTACCGGGTGCACCGCTGGGAGGCCACCCCGGACGCGGTGTACACGCTGGCCGGCTGGCTCAACCAGGAGTGGCGCATCGCGCCCGTCTCCCGCATCCAGACCGTGGACACCAAGCGCGGCCCGCTGCAACAGCTCCTCGGCCTGTCCACGGTGACCGTGACCACCGCCTCGGCGGCCGGGCCGGTGCTCATCGAGGGCCTCGACCACGACGACGCGGTGCGGTTGGCCGACGAGCTGACCACCACCACCCAGGCCACGCCGGGTGATGCCACGTGA
- a CDS encoding PH domain-containing protein, which yields MTTELPAAPEYAEPVVDWHRLDVRMLVVRPLNELLGLVPLFVGLIVLGKGETWRILVSVGVIAAIVLFGLLRWFTTRYRITTEQVEMHTGLFVRKRLAVPRDRIRTVDLTAKLGHRLFGLSAIRVGTGQRDQPGEDGLTLDAVSSAEAERLRVLLLTIATAGAPAADAAEERPGVVLSEWDNRWLRYAPLTLSGLVAAGALFGFVMNFARELDIEVFEPMTEAAHWVVEQPLGLTIALFTGVVLVVATLGSVLVYVVQFWGYRLTREPDDTVRVRRGLLTTRSVSVAEQRLRGVELVEPLLLRAGRGAHAKTVTTGLGRKGESNLLLPPAPVAEAHRVSAEVLRQDEAPTLTPLRRHPVAALRRRMVRAVAPLLVLAAVLAWLAPSWTWQVVLALVPFSAALGWDRYRSLGHALTDRHLLARAGSAIRETVALQRTGIIGWRVSRSFFQRRAGLVTITATTAAGDGAYHVVDVAEADGLALADAAVPDLLRPFLER from the coding sequence GTGACCACCGAGCTGCCCGCCGCGCCGGAGTACGCCGAGCCGGTGGTGGACTGGCACCGGCTGGACGTGCGGATGCTGGTCGTCCGACCGCTCAACGAGCTGCTGGGCCTGGTCCCGCTGTTCGTCGGCCTGATCGTGCTGGGCAAGGGCGAGACGTGGCGCATCCTGGTCAGCGTCGGCGTGATCGCCGCGATCGTGCTGTTCGGCCTGCTGCGCTGGTTCACCACCCGCTACCGGATCACCACCGAGCAGGTCGAGATGCACACCGGCCTGTTCGTGCGCAAGCGGCTGGCCGTGCCGCGCGACCGGATCCGGACCGTCGACCTGACCGCGAAGCTCGGCCACCGGCTGTTCGGGCTGTCCGCGATCCGGGTCGGCACCGGGCAGCGCGACCAGCCCGGCGAGGACGGCCTGACGCTGGACGCGGTGTCGTCGGCGGAGGCGGAGCGGCTGCGCGTGCTGCTGCTGACGATCGCGACGGCGGGGGCGCCGGCGGCCGACGCCGCGGAGGAGCGGCCGGGCGTCGTGCTGTCCGAGTGGGACAACCGGTGGCTGCGGTACGCGCCGCTGACGCTGTCCGGCCTGGTGGCGGCGGGCGCGCTGTTCGGCTTCGTGATGAACTTCGCGCGGGAGCTGGACATCGAGGTGTTCGAGCCGATGACCGAGGCCGCGCACTGGGTCGTGGAACAACCGCTCGGGCTGACCATCGCGCTGTTCACCGGTGTCGTGCTGGTCGTGGCCACGCTCGGCTCGGTGCTGGTGTACGTGGTGCAGTTCTGGGGCTACCGGCTGACCCGCGAGCCGGACGACACGGTCCGGGTGCGCCGCGGCCTGCTCACCACGCGCTCGGTTTCCGTTGCCGAGCAACGACTCCGCGGCGTCGAGCTGGTCGAGCCGCTGCTGCTGCGAGCCGGGCGCGGCGCGCACGCGAAGACCGTGACGACGGGGTTGGGGCGCAAGGGCGAGAGCAACCTGCTGCTGCCGCCGGCCCCGGTCGCCGAGGCGCACCGGGTGTCCGCGGAGGTCCTGCGACAGGACGAGGCGCCGACGTTGACCCCGTTGCGCCGGCACCCGGTGGCCGCGCTGCGACGGCGGATGGTGCGCGCCGTGGCGCCGCTGCTGGTCCTCGCGGCCGTCCTGGCGTGGCTCGCGCCGAGCTGGACGTGGCAGGTGGTGCTCGCGCTCGTGCCGTTCTCCGCCGCCCTGGGCTGGGACCGCTACCGCTCGCTCGGCCACGCGCTGACCGACCGCCACCTGCTCGCCCGAGCCGGTTCGGCGATCCGGGAAACCGTTGCGCTGCAACGCACCGGCATCATCGGCTGGCGCGTGTCCCGCTCGTTCTTCCAACGCCGGGCGGGCCTGGTGACGATCACCGCCACCACCGCGGCGGGCGATGGCGCCTACCACGTCGTCGACGTGGCCGAGGCCGACGGCCTGGCGCTGGCCGACGCGGCGGTGCCGGACCTGCTGCGGCCGTTCCTGGAGCGGTGA
- a CDS encoding BTAD domain-containing putative transcriptional regulator: MREAEQPARFARALRRRRREAGLTQAELAAASGISVRTVRAVEQGRPARPGSLAKLAAAVGLDWPPAGPRVDVLGPLVVRTEDGVPRWESRKPRVLLALLAVHPGQVVGHGEIVDVLWDGDPPAAHRNLVHGYVARLRTALGDASVVRSERGGYRSDLPADRLDLARFDALAARSDLAALGEALDLWRGPVLADLPELHSHPTVRAITARRATAAIALADLALEAGTPGTAVEHLRRLVADEPLHEGLHARLLTALAADGRQAAALEEFARVRARLVGELGVEPGPELRAAHVGVLRQDLPDDPVVELPTPAQLPVGVSHFTGRDDELARLDALLDEHAGAVLITAIAGAAGVGKTALALHWANRVRHRFPDGQLHLDLRGFAAHEPMRPVEALGRVLRAFGVRPELVPSDVDEAAAVYRSVLAARRVLVVLDNAADADQVRPLLPSSPGSTALITSRDRLGGVVAHDGAVRLALDVLAEEDSVVLLERTLGADRVAAEPNAARQLAELCAHLPLALRVVAANLADQPHRLIADQVEALREGNRLTQLTIDGAREAAVRTAFELSYRRLPEARRRLFRVLGAVPGSTFTADAAAALLEADRRQAEQGLRALLSLHLVQERSAGRYGFHDLLRLYARELAESEADAAGRLHAWYLDHADGAARLLYPDMLRLPGAPAERPPFDDAGAALAWLDEEIANIAAAVGDRRFPASRGTVLSLADAVRGYFRLSSRTGLWQSTAEAAVAAATEGDDPRAAAAAHLSLSGAHLKRSDLEAVAEHASAALSLAGEAGWTAGEAAAAGTLASVVFNLGRLTEAKALFEETLRFGAERVTATSLVNLGNVALLAGDPVEAGRRYGQAAALCREIGSPYIEAMARGSMAELARMGRRFEEAREHVLAALAFFRQVQDEASVGRGLATLAEVERDSGDLDGALATAEAALEITRRSGDRLAEMDALNTLGVIAGLKGDPARSQECHRQALTLARRTGVRYPEINALLGLGDPESVRTARDLARAGGFAQESSSGPPD; this comes from the coding sequence ATGCGGGAGGCCGAACAGCCGGCTCGATTCGCGCGCGCCCTGCGCAGGCGCCGCCGGGAGGCCGGGCTGACCCAGGCGGAACTGGCCGCCGCGTCCGGGATCAGCGTCCGCACGGTCCGCGCCGTCGAGCAGGGCAGGCCCGCCCGGCCGGGGTCGTTGGCGAAGCTCGCCGCGGCGGTCGGACTCGACTGGCCGCCCGCCGGACCGCGGGTCGACGTGCTGGGCCCGCTGGTGGTGCGGACCGAGGACGGCGTGCCGCGGTGGGAATCGCGCAAACCCCGAGTGCTGCTGGCCCTCCTCGCGGTGCACCCCGGCCAGGTCGTCGGGCACGGCGAGATCGTCGACGTGCTGTGGGACGGCGACCCGCCCGCCGCGCACCGGAACCTGGTGCACGGCTACGTCGCCAGGCTCCGGACTGCGCTGGGCGACGCGTCGGTGGTGCGGTCCGAGCGCGGCGGCTACCGGTCGGACCTGCCCGCCGACCGGCTCGACCTGGCCAGGTTCGACGCCCTGGCTGCGCGGTCCGACCTGGCCGCGCTCGGCGAGGCGCTGGACCTGTGGCGCGGGCCGGTGCTGGCCGACCTGCCCGAACTCCACTCGCACCCGACCGTGCGAGCCATCACCGCCCGCCGGGCGACCGCCGCGATCGCGCTGGCCGACCTGGCGCTCGAAGCGGGCACGCCGGGCACAGCGGTGGAGCACTTGCGCCGGCTGGTCGCCGACGAGCCGCTGCACGAGGGCCTGCACGCCCGGCTGCTGACGGCGCTGGCGGCCGACGGCAGGCAGGCGGCGGCGCTGGAGGAGTTCGCCCGCGTCCGGGCCAGGCTGGTGGGCGAACTGGGTGTGGAGCCGGGTCCCGAGCTGCGGGCCGCGCACGTGGGAGTGCTGCGGCAGGACCTGCCGGACGACCCGGTGGTCGAGCTGCCGACGCCCGCCCAGCTGCCGGTCGGGGTCAGCCACTTCACCGGCCGCGACGACGAACTGGCCAGGCTGGACGCGCTGCTCGACGAGCACGCCGGTGCGGTCCTGATCACCGCCATCGCGGGCGCCGCGGGCGTGGGGAAGACTGCGCTGGCGCTGCACTGGGCCAATCGGGTCCGCCACCGGTTCCCGGATGGTCAGCTGCACCTGGACCTGCGCGGGTTCGCCGCGCACGAGCCGATGCGCCCGGTCGAGGCGCTGGGACGGGTGCTGCGCGCGTTCGGCGTCCGCCCCGAGCTCGTGCCGTCCGATGTGGACGAAGCCGCCGCGGTGTACCGGTCGGTGCTGGCCGCGCGGCGGGTGCTGGTGGTGCTGGACAACGCGGCCGACGCGGACCAGGTGCGCCCGCTGCTGCCGAGCAGCCCCGGCAGCACGGCGCTGATCACCAGCCGGGACCGGCTCGGCGGGGTGGTCGCGCACGACGGCGCGGTGCGGCTCGCGCTGGACGTGCTCGCCGAGGAGGACTCGGTGGTGCTGCTGGAGCGGACGCTCGGCGCGGACCGCGTGGCCGCCGAGCCGAACGCCGCCCGGCAGCTCGCCGAGCTGTGCGCTCACCTGCCGCTGGCGCTGCGGGTCGTCGCGGCGAACCTGGCCGACCAGCCGCACCGGCTGATCGCCGACCAGGTCGAGGCGCTGCGGGAGGGCAACCGGTTGACCCAGCTGACCATCGACGGCGCGCGCGAAGCGGCCGTGCGGACCGCGTTCGAGCTGTCCTACCGGCGGCTCCCCGAGGCGCGGCGGCGGCTGTTCCGGGTGCTCGGCGCGGTGCCCGGCTCGACGTTCACCGCTGACGCGGCGGCGGCGCTGCTCGAGGCGGATCGGCGTCAGGCCGAGCAGGGGCTGCGCGCGCTGCTGTCCCTGCACCTGGTGCAGGAGCGGTCGGCCGGTCGGTACGGGTTCCACGACCTGCTCCGGCTGTACGCGCGGGAACTCGCCGAGTCGGAGGCGGACGCGGCGGGCCGGCTGCACGCCTGGTACCTCGACCACGCCGACGGCGCGGCCCGACTGCTGTACCCCGACATGCTGCGGCTGCCGGGCGCGCCGGCCGAGCGACCGCCGTTCGACGACGCGGGGGCCGCGCTGGCCTGGCTGGACGAGGAGATCGCCAACATCGCTGCCGCCGTCGGCGACCGCCGGTTCCCCGCGTCGCGCGGCACGGTGCTGTCGCTGGCGGACGCGGTGCGCGGCTACTTCCGGCTGTCCAGCAGGACCGGGCTGTGGCAGTCGACCGCCGAGGCCGCGGTCGCGGCGGCCACCGAGGGCGACGACCCGCGGGCAGCCGCGGCAGCCCACCTGAGCCTGAGCGGCGCGCACCTGAAGCGGTCCGACCTGGAGGCCGTGGCGGAGCACGCCTCGGCCGCGTTGTCCCTGGCCGGGGAAGCCGGGTGGACCGCGGGCGAGGCCGCCGCGGCCGGGACGCTGGCCTCCGTCGTGTTCAACCTCGGCCGGTTGACCGAGGCGAAGGCGTTGTTCGAGGAGACCCTTCGGTTCGGCGCCGAGCGGGTGACCGCCACGTCGCTGGTCAACCTCGGCAACGTGGCCCTGTTGGCCGGTGACCCGGTCGAGGCCGGGCGGCGGTACGGGCAGGCGGCCGCGCTGTGCCGCGAGATCGGCTCGCCCTACATCGAGGCGATGGCCCGCGGTTCGATGGCCGAGCTGGCGCGCATGGGCCGGCGGTTCGAGGAGGCGCGCGAGCACGTCCTCGCCGCCCTGGCGTTCTTCCGGCAGGTGCAGGACGAGGCGTCGGTGGGGCGCGGCCTGGCCACCCTCGCCGAGGTCGAGCGCGACTCCGGCGACCTGGACGGCGCACTCGCCACCGCCGAAGCCGCCTTGGAGATCACCCGTCGCTCCGGCGACCGCCTCGCTGAGATGGACGCGTTGAACACCCTGGGCGTGATCGCCGGCCTCAAGGGCGACCCCGCCCGCAGCCAGGAGTGCCACCGGCAGGCCCTCACCCTGGCCAGGCGGACGGGCGTCCGCTACCCCGAGATCAACGCGCTGCTCGGCCTCGGCGACCCGGAGTCGGTGCGAACGGCCCGTGACCTCGCCCGTGCCGGTGGCTTCGCTCAGGAGTCCTCGTCGGGTCCACCTGACTGA
- the orn gene encoding oligoribonuclease — protein sequence MMDRLVWIDCEMTGLELGKDALIEIAALVTDAELNVLGEGVDVVIHADDTALDSMPDVVMQMHAKSGLTEEVRRSTASLADAEAQVLAYIKEWVPDPRTAPLAGNSIATDRGFIARDMPELDAHLHYRMVDVSSIKELCRRWYPRIYYAQPGKGLAHRALADIKESIRELAYYRRTAFVPQPGPTSEQAQAVAAELLAADERK from the coding sequence GTGATGGATCGCTTGGTGTGGATCGACTGCGAGATGACAGGACTCGAACTCGGCAAGGACGCCTTGATCGAGATCGCGGCACTGGTGACCGACGCGGAGCTGAACGTGCTCGGCGAGGGCGTGGACGTGGTGATCCACGCCGACGACACCGCGCTCGACTCGATGCCCGACGTCGTCATGCAGATGCACGCCAAGTCCGGGCTGACCGAGGAGGTCCGCCGCTCCACCGCGTCGCTCGCCGACGCCGAGGCGCAGGTGCTGGCCTACATCAAGGAGTGGGTGCCGGACCCGCGCACCGCGCCGCTGGCGGGCAACTCCATCGCCACCGACCGCGGCTTCATCGCCCGCGACATGCCCGAGCTGGACGCCCACCTGCACTACCGGATGGTCGACGTCTCCTCGATCAAGGAGCTGTGCAGGCGCTGGTACCCGCGCATCTACTACGCGCAGCCCGGCAAGGGCCTGGCGCACCGCGCGCTCGCCGACATCAAGGAGTCGATCCGCGAGCTGGCCTACTACCGGCGGACGGCGTTCGTGCCGCAACCGGGGCCGACGTCGGAGCAGGCGCAGGCCGTCGCCGCCGAGCTGCTGGCCGCCGACGAGCGGAAATAG
- a CDS encoding ABC-F family ATP-binding cassette domain-containing protein — MSATLVAKDLAAGHGDRVLFSGLDLVVGPGEVIGLVGANGAGKSTLLRTLAGLLPAEQGVIRLSPVTATVGHLPQEPDRRPGEAVREFLARRTGVAAAQAELDRATEALAAGSGDDDYSDALERWLALGGADLEERSLEVAAELGLDVSLDLPMTALSGGQAARVSMASLLLSRYDVFLLDEPTNDLDLDGLARLERFVTGLRAGAVVVSHDREFLARTVTRVVELDLAQQQVRSYGGGYESYLEEREIARRHAREEYEEYASTRSSLEERARSQRAWMEKGVKNARRKAPDNDKSGRKFRTEATEKQASKARQTERLIERLDVVEEPRKEWELRMEIAAAPRSGAVVAVLRSAVVERGSFALGPVDLQVDWADRIAITGANGSGKSTLLAALLGRVDLASGSSSLGPGVVVGEIDQARGLFLGEESLLDAFGAAVPDLPPADVRTLLAKFGLKAAHVLRTAASLSPGERTRAALALLQARGVNLLVLDEPTNHLDLPAIEQLESALDTYTGTLLLVTHDRRMLDAVRTTRRLVVAAGRVTEV; from the coding sequence ATGAGCGCCACCCTCGTCGCGAAGGACCTGGCCGCCGGGCACGGCGACCGCGTGCTGTTCTCCGGGTTGGACCTGGTCGTCGGACCGGGTGAGGTGATCGGCCTGGTCGGCGCCAACGGCGCGGGCAAGTCGACCCTGCTGAGGACGTTGGCCGGGTTGCTGCCCGCCGAGCAGGGTGTGATCCGCCTCTCCCCCGTCACGGCCACCGTCGGCCACCTGCCGCAGGAACCGGACCGCCGGCCGGGCGAGGCGGTGCGGGAGTTCCTGGCCCGCCGCACGGGGGTGGCGGCGGCGCAAGCCGAGCTGGACCGCGCCACCGAGGCGTTGGCCGCCGGGTCGGGTGACGACGACTACTCCGACGCGCTGGAGCGGTGGCTGGCGCTGGGCGGCGCGGACCTGGAGGAGCGGTCGCTGGAGGTGGCCGCCGAACTGGGGCTGGACGTGTCGCTCGACCTGCCGATGACCGCTCTGTCCGGCGGCCAGGCGGCCCGGGTGAGCATGGCGTCGTTGCTGCTCAGCAGGTACGACGTGTTCCTGCTCGACGAGCCGACCAACGACCTGGACCTGGACGGCCTGGCCCGGCTGGAGCGGTTCGTGACGGGTCTGCGCGCGGGCGCCGTGGTGGTGTCGCACGACCGCGAGTTCCTGGCCCGCACGGTGACCCGGGTGGTGGAGCTGGACCTGGCGCAGCAGCAGGTGCGGTCCTACGGCGGCGGGTACGAGTCGTACCTGGAGGAGCGCGAGATCGCCCGCAGGCACGCGCGTGAGGAGTACGAGGAGTACGCGTCGACGCGGTCGTCGTTGGAGGAGCGCGCGCGGTCGCAGCGGGCGTGGATGGAGAAGGGCGTCAAGAACGCCCGGCGCAAGGCCCCGGACAACGACAAGTCGGGGCGCAAGTTCCGCACCGAGGCGACCGAGAAGCAGGCGTCCAAGGCCCGGCAGACCGAGCGGCTGATCGAACGGCTCGACGTGGTCGAGGAGCCGCGCAAGGAGTGGGAGCTGCGGATGGAGATCGCCGCCGCGCCCCGGTCCGGCGCGGTGGTGGCGGTGCTGCGGTCGGCGGTGGTGGAGCGCGGGTCGTTCGCGCTCGGACCGGTGGACCTGCAGGTGGACTGGGCCGACCGGATCGCGATCACCGGCGCGAACGGCTCCGGCAAGTCGACGTTGCTGGCGGCGCTGCTCGGCCGGGTCGACCTGGCGTCGGGGTCGTCGTCCCTGGGCCCGGGTGTGGTCGTCGGCGAGATCGACCAGGCCCGCGGGCTGTTCCTGGGCGAGGAGTCGCTGCTGGACGCCTTCGGCGCGGCCGTGCCGGACCTGCCGCCCGCCGACGTGCGCACGCTGCTGGCGAAGTTCGGGCTGAAGGCGGCGCACGTGCTGCGGACGGCGGCGTCGCTGTCACCCGGCGAGCGCACGCGTGCCGCGTTGGCGCTGCTCCAGGCGCGCGGGGTGAACCTGCTGGTGCTGGACGAGCCGACGAACCACCTGGACCTGCCCGCGATCGAGCAGCTGGAGTCCGCGCTGGACACCTACACCGGCACGTTGCTGCTGGTCACCCACGACCGGCGGATGCTGGACGCGGTGCGCACGACCCGCCGCCTGGTGGTGGCGGCGGGTCGGGTGACCGAGGTCTAG